One genomic segment of Stigmatopora argus isolate UIUO_Sarg chromosome 18, RoL_Sarg_1.0, whole genome shotgun sequence includes these proteins:
- the LOC144092839 gene encoding melanopsin-A-like encodes MDSVPPIGPGAPAPDPPTLVPWNRSSVAPPHRLVELAPFATVGAAAPNHAFPTVDVPDHAHYTIGVVILAVGITGILGNFLVIYAFCRSRSLRTPSNIFIINLAFTDFFMCLTQSPIFFITSMHKRWIFGKRGCELYAFCGALFGICSMITLMVIAVDRYVVLTRPLASLGAMSRRKALGIVAVAWIYSAGWSLPPFFGWSAYVPEGLMTSCSWDYMTFTPSVRSYTMLLFTFVFFIPLFVIIFCYCRIFRAIRRTTRAFEKIHCEGTRESAKRFHKMKSEWKMAKIALIVILLFVISWAPYSCAALTAFAGYADLLTPYMNSIPAVIAKASAIHNPIIYAITHPKYRSAISRYVPYLGALLCVRVRDRFSSSSFQSTRRSTLTSQSEFHRHGKPVHSSQSDSESARFSDMDDDSSYRAPSNHRGSCDVKYTQRSSQRLKSVTEPEDISMSDLSLLPKSHLPASLFRTAEELGPRSACKMTTPSVIVTSISSPSILHSPPGFHGNHSKNLSPVAKASLDIARLDAPVATA; translated from the exons GGCGCCGCGGCTCCAAATCACGCTTTTCCCACGGTAGACGTCCCCGACCACGCCCACTATACCATCGGGGTGGTCATCCTCGCCGTGGGCATCACGGGCATTTTGGGCAATTTTCTGGTCATCTATGCTTTTTGCAG AAGCCGAAGCCTGCGAACACCGTCCAACATCTTCATCATCAACTTGGCCTTCACAGACTTTTTCATGTGTTTGACACAGTCGCCAATCTTCTTCATCACCAGCATGCACAAAAGGTGGATCTTTGGCAAGAGAG GCTGCGAGTTGTACGCCTTCTGCGGCGCCCTTTTCGGCATCTGCAGCATGATCACGCTGATGGTGATCGCGGTGGACCGCTACGTGGTGTTAACGCGTCCGTTGGCCTCGCTGGGCGCCATGTCTCGCCGGAAAGCGCTGGGCATCGTGGCGGTGGCGTGGATCTACTCCGCCGGCTGGAGCTTGCCGCCCTTCTTCGGCTGGA GTGCTTACGTTCCAGAGGGTCTGATGACATCCTGTTCGTGGGACTACATGACATTCACGCCCTCAGTGCGCTCCTACACTATGTTGCTCTTCACTTTTGTCTTCTTCATCCCACTGTTCGTCATCATCTTCTGCTACTGCCGCATCTTCAGAGCCATCCGGCGCACTACCCG GGCTTTTGAGAAGATCCATTGCGAGGGCACTAGAGAGTCAGCCAAGAGGTTCCACAAGATGAAGAGCGAGTGGAAGATGGCCAAGATCGCGCTTATTGTTATCCTGCTCTTTGTCATCTCCTGGGCGCCGTACTCCTGCGCGGCGCTCACCGCCTTCGCCGG GTACGCAGACCTCCTGACGCCCTACATGAACTCCATCCCGGCAGTCATCGCCAAAGCGTCGGCAATCCACAACCCCATCATCTACGCCATCACGCACCCAAAGTACAG GTCGGCAATTAGCCGTTACGTGCCGTACCTGGGGGCGCTGCTGTGCGTGCGGGTGCGCGACCGCTTCAGCAGTAGCAGCTTCCAGTCCACCCGCCGCTCCACCCTCACCAGCCAGTCCGAGTTCCACCGCCACGGCAAGCCCGTCCACTCCTCGCAGTCAGACAGCGAATCA GCCCGCTTCTCCGACATGGATGACGACAGCTCTTACCGAGCGCCCTCTAATCATCGTGGGTCCTGTGATGTTAAATATACGCAACGCTCCAGCCAGAGGTTAAAG AGCGTGACGGAACCCGAGGACATCTCCATGTCGGATCTCAGCCTCCTGCCAAAGAGTCACCTTCCTGCCAGT CTATTTCGAACCGCAGAAGAGCTGGGTCCGAGAAGCGCCTGCAAAATGACCACTCCCTCCGTCATCGTCACGTCCATTTCCAGCCCCTCCATTCTGCACAGCCCCCCCGGTTTCCACGGCAACCACAGCAAAAACTTGAGCCCGGTGGCCAAGGCGTCGCTCGACATCGCCCGACTAGACGCACCCGTGGCCACCGCGTGA